The Vibrio aerogenes nucleotide sequence GAAAAAGCCCCGGCATACGCCAGGGCTTTGAATGTGGTCGGTGAAGAGGGATTCGAACCCCCGACCCTCTGGTCCCAAACCAGATGCGCTACCAAACTGCGCTATTCACCGAAAGAAACAATTTATTCACCGAAAGAAACAATTTATGTTCATCAGAATGTCTCATTCGGGCCGTATGATACTGATTCTTTTTCCTGAAGCAACTTATTTCTGCATGTTTTTCAAAAAAAAGCTCCAAGTGGTTAAAAGACACTCTACAGCAGATGTAAATGTGACTATAAGCACATATTTTTCAACAAAAATTCAACCAATTAAACACATTTGATCCAGATCAGCACTTTCTGAAACATTGCGACTTAATGTGGACCGTGTTGTTATCTATTACGAAAATATCAACGACATGAATCCCTGATTTTGAATGCCAGTCTCTGCCAAGCGAATCAGGGTTTGTAAATTTTTGTAACATGATCAATAACAAATCTCCTCACTAGATCGCTTAGCAACTGTAAATAAACAGAAAATGCTATGCACCGGAGCGGATATTATGTCCACTCCGGTTTTTTATATCTTTGGTCTCAGAAAGAATGCTGATGATCCGGTCATTTGATTGAAAATCCCCTATCCATATCTGTTTCATCCATATATCCCACCAGACAAACAAATGGTAAACTCCGGACAATGGTATATCTGAGGCTTCAGATTACCGGATTGTAGTCGTCGAATCACGTTTGGAGTCCTGCTTATGTCCCAGGAAGATTTCAATCTGTTTCAGCAGATGGTTCAGGGGGTAAAACCTTTAAGTCATGATACAGCCGAGCTGAAAACCAGTCACCAGGCCACTGAGGCGCAGTTAGCCCGGCGGGAAGCGGCTGAGTTTATCAATAAAGATGATGAAGATTATCTTTCCTTAAATCATGCACCGATGCTTAAGCCTTATGATGTCATTGCATTTAAAAGAAATGGTGTACAGGATGGCGTTTACAGGAAATTACGTCTGGGAAAGTATCCGCTTCAGGCCAGGTTAGATCTTCACCGCCATACTCTCGAACAAGCCAGAAAAGAAATCATCAGATTTATCGATCAATGTAATAAAATGGATATCAGGACGGTTGTGATTGTTCATGGCAAAGGGGAACGCTCCAATCCTCCTGCATTGCTCAAAAGTTTTATTGCTCACTGGATGCCACAAATTGATAACGTTCAATGTGTTCACAGCGCCCAGCCTCAGCATGGTGGAACCGGCGCAGTTTATGTACTACTCAGAAAAAGTCAGGCACAAAAGCTGGAAAACCGGGAACGTCATCAAAAAAGACATCCAATCTCCTGAACAGAAACGGAGATAAAAAATACGGGTTGATATGACTCAACCCGTATTTTCTTACTTAATTTATCACTTCGTACCAATGATTACTTCGTACCAAAAATCTTATCGCCCGCATCACCGAGTCCGGGGACGATATAGCCTTTATCATTCAGCTTTTCATCAATTGCTGCTGTATAAAGTTCCACATCAGGGTGGGCTTTTTCTAATGCTTCAATCCCTTCAGGCGCAGCAACCAGAACTAACACTTTGAAGTTTTTGCAGCCCTTTGATTTCAGCAAATCAATGGTCGCAATCATCGAACCACCAGTGGCAAGCATCGGATCCACAACAAGTGCGATACGTTCCTCAATATTTGAAGCGATTTTGTTGAAATAAGGAACAGGCTGAAGGGTTTCTTCATCACGGTAGATACCCACCACACTAATCCGGGCACTGGGAATGTGCTCCAGCACACCATCCATCATGCCAAGCCCGGCTCTCAGAATCGGCACAACAGTGACTTTTTTCCCTTTCAGTTGATCAACCTCAACCGGTCCATCCCAACCTTCAATCGTCACTTTTTCTGTTTCAAAATTTGCGGTTGCTTCATAAGTCAATAAACTACCGACCTCAGTCGCCAGTTCACGAAAACGCTTTGTGCTGATATCCCCTTCCCGCATCAGGCCTAATTTGTGTTTGACCAAAGGGTGTTTAATTTCAACAACTTTCATCTACATCTCCGACAATAATCTCATCAATAAACTTGCTGATTATATACTGAAATGTGACCTGACGTCAGAACACAAACGGATTACATGAGTCAATTTCATAGCCGTTACATAAAAAAATCTGTACCACACACACAAATTAGCCGACGATCCCGTTCATTGATGCCTCATATACCCAAGTGACCTCAAGATGCAGGATTCAGAGCGCCATCAACAGGTCCGGTTCAAGGAAAAGAACTGAAGGAATGCACCCGCCTTTCGAAGTTATTTGACGCAGAAATGGACCTGTTGATGCGCTCCCGAAGGGCGAGATTGATTGGCTCCTGCCCTGTGTTACTGATTTTCAACGTAGAATGACTATGTTTACAAATCAGTGCCTTGGTCAGAAGCCAATCAACTCTCGCTGAACATGCATCTTAAGGTCACTTGGGTATATCGCCTTGACAGGCGGTTATCATTTCTTCTGCTATTTTCCCTGAACCTGACTGGGTTGATAAAACTCTGAATCCAGCATCTTGAGGTCACCTGAGTATAAATCAGCAAAAATGATTTTTTCAGACAAGAAAATACACGCAAACGTTTTCCTTTTATTATTTTCCCTTGTAGAATAGCGCCGTTTTCATATCCAACTAACAAACGAGGACGACCCCGTGACTGGACAAAACAAGTCTCTGAGTTACAAAGATGCCGGTGTAGACATTGATGCAGGTAATGCACTTGTTGACAGAATTAAAGGTGCAGTAAAACAGACCCGACGCCCTGAAGTAATGGGAGGTTTAGGTGGTTTTGGTGCACTATGTGAAATCCCTGCTAAATATTCTCATCCTGTACTTGTCTCTGGTACCGATGGCGTAGGCACAAAACTACGTCTGGCTCTGGATATGAAAAAACATGATACGATCGGAATCGATTTAGTCGCGATGTGCGTCAATGATCTGATTGTTCAGGGGGCTGAACCTCTTTTTTTCCTCGATTATTATGCAACCGGAAAACTGGATGTCGATACCGCAGCTGATGTCGTCTCAGGTATTGCTGAGGGATGTCAATCAGCTGGATGTGCATTAATCGGCGGTGAAACGGCTGAAATGCCCGGCATGTATGAAGGTAACGATTATGATGTTGCTGGTTTTTGCGTCGGTGTTGTCGAAAAAGAAAATATCATCGATGGATCAAAAGTCAGTGCAGGTGACAGCCTGATTGCTGTAGGTTCAAGTGGCCCTCATTCAAATGGTTTTTCTCTTATTCGTAAAATCCTGGAAGTTTCCGGCGCTGATTTAAGTGAAAAGCTGGAAAATAAAACCATTGGTGAACACCTGCTGGAACCCACAAAAATCTATATCAAATCTGGTTTAAAACTGATTGCAGAACATGATATTCATGCAATTTCTCATATTACCGGTGGTGGTTTCTGGGAAAATATCCCAAGAGTGCTTCCTGAGAATACAAAGGCAGTCATTCAGGGAAATAGCTGGGAATGGCCGGAAATCTTCAAGTGGCTTCAGGCTCAGGGAAATGTCGAGACCCATGAAATGTACCGGACATTTAACTGTGGTGTCGGGCTCATCATCGCCCTTCCTTCTGAGCAGGCTCACTCTGCAGTTGAACTTTTAAAGGCAGAAGGTGAAAATGCATGGATTATCGGTCAGATCGAACAAGCCGACACGAATGAAGAACAGGTTGAGATAAAGTAATTTAATGAAAAATATTGTTGTATTAGTTTCAGGAAACGGGACGAATTTGCAGGCGATTATCGATGCCTGCGATTCAGATATCACGAACGGGAAAGTGACCGCTGTTTTCTCAAATAAAGCAGATGCATTTGCTCTGGAACGAGCCAAACAAGCCGGTGCCAGTGCAATTTTTGTTGATCCCAAATCGTTTGATACCAGAGATGCTTTTGATCGCTCTTTAATGGAGCAAATTGATCAGTTTGAACCAACGCTGATTATACTTGCTGGATATATGCGGATCCTCAGTGGAGAATTTGTTCGCCATTACATGGGTAAAATGATCAATATCCATCCATCTCTTCTGCCAAAATATCCGGGACTGAATACTTATCAACGAGCAATCTTGGCCGGTGACGAGGAACACGGCACCAGCGTTCATTTTGTAACTGAACAACTCGACGGCGGACCGGTCATCCTTCAGGCGAAAGTTCCTATTGACGATGATGATACAATCGACACTCTGACGAAAAAGGTCCAAACTGAAGAACACCGCATTTATCCTCTGGTCGCGAAGTGGTTTATTGAAGAGCGTGTAAGGATGGAAAACGGCATTGCATACTTTGATGATAAAGAACTTGGCGTTCACGGTTACACCGGTCCTCATAACTGATTGTGTCCTTATAACTGATGATGTCCTCATAAATGATTGTTTGGTTGGCCATCGTGGCCTTCATGCAAACATATCAGACACAAAAAAAGAGAAAGGCAACACCTTTCTCTTTTTTCAAACAATCACCGGAGCGAAGTACTAATCACATGAAGCCGGAGCCTAACAACCGGGTTTCGCCTCAGCAAAAGGCACATCTTTCAATAACGCAGCATTGCTTTCTATCAGTTCTCCACAATGAAAAACGTTATACTCTCCCGGCTTCATCCGGGTCCACGCCTCATTAGCCGTTAAAGGCTGAGTTGCAATCACCGTGACAATATCCTCCGGGGAGGTCTCTTCCTGAAAATTAACTTCAACATCCTCATCGATCAATGTGGCTTTACCAAAAGGCGCCTGACGGGTGATCCAGTACAGATGATTCGTACAATAGCTCATGACATACTCACCATCTGTCAGCAGCATATTAAAGACCCCCATCTCTTTTAACTGATCACAGCAGGAAGCAATGTAACGATATACATCTTTCATGTTAGCCGGCGGCAGAGGATAAACATCATCCAGCTTTTTCAGTAACCAGCAGAAAGCCTGCTCACTATCTGTCTGACCAACCGGCCGATGATTTTCCGTATCAAGATCTTCAAAGCCAGTCAGCTGGCCATTATGGGCAAATGTCCAGAATCTACCCCATAGCTCTCTGGTAAATGGATGGGTATTTTCCAGATTTACGTGACCACGGTTTGCCTGTCTGATATGACTGACGACCGCTTTGCTCTTAATCGGATAATTCTGTACCAGTTGTGCAATTGCAGACTGATACCCTGGTTTTGGATCTTTAAAAGTCCTGAATCCTTTCCCCTCATAAAAGGTAATGCCCCAGCCATCCCGGTGTGGACCGGTTTTACCACCTCGCTGAATCAATCCTGTAAAACTAAAACAGATATCCGTCGGAACATTTGCACTCATCCCGAGCAATTCACACATATCACCTTTCTCCGTTATCAGGGGCAGTTATTCAACACCCTGATCAAGCCATTTCTTTCTCAATCAACATAATTAAAATATGAATGATTTTAATATGAATTTCCTGAATTCGATCAGCATAACCAAAATGCGGCACCCGGATTTCAACGTCAGCAATACCGGCCATTTTTCCACCATCTTTACCGGTTAATGCGATGGTTTTCATCCCTTTCGCTTTAGCCGCTTCTATTGCCTTCAAAATATTGCCTGAATTACCGGATGTTGATAGTCCGAATAAAACATCGCCCTGAGCACCAACCGCTTCAACATAGCGGGAAAAAACAAACTCATAACCAAAATCATTACTGACACAAGATAAGTGACTGGGATCTGAAATCGCAATTCCCGGATAACCCGGACGATTTTCACGATAACGCCCTGTCAACTCCTCGGCAAAATGCATCGCATCACAGTGAGAGCCACCGTTGCCACAGGAAAGAACTTTTCCTCCCTGCTTAAATGAATCTGCAAGCAACTTCGCCGCTTTTTCTATTTGAGCAATATTCTCATCATTACTTAAAAAAGTATTTAAAACATCAGCGGCTTCAGCCAGCTCATTTTTAATTAAATCCTGATACATAGGCCCGTTTCTCTTTGATATTCCGAAAATTATGTCACTATTATACTTGATATATTCTTAAGCTACCTCAAATCAACTGACAACATACTAAGAACTTCATACAAGAACAACAGAGTTACATCACGAAACTGGTAGGACCATCGGTTAAGCACTAAGCTTAAATCAGATGAATCCTCTCAGGAAGGAAAGACGTATGAGCCTGCTGTTTTCTGTGATTGTTTTATTTCTGATATGGGGAATTTGCTTATACCACCGGGCTTCTTTGCTTGTGACTCTCAGTAGCCTGTTCGCCACTTTAGCGATGTTAACCTTTTTAAACATCGCTGGGGCTGTTGCCTGGTACTTTATGTTACTCATTGTGGCCTGCACAACAATCCCGGCTTTAAGACAAATATTATTCACCTCTTTTTTATACAATCAGTTTTCAACCAAACTGCCACATATTTCCAAAACAGAAACTGAAGCACTGCATGCCGGAACGGTCTGGTGGGAAGCTGAATTATTCAGGGGAAAGCCAGACTGGAAAAAACTTCATCAATATCCTGCACCACATCTTACTGCGAAAGAACAGGCATTTATTGATGGGCCGGTGAACCAGGTCTGCGAAATGGCCAATGATTTTCAGATCACACATGAGCTGGCCGATTTACCGCCAGAGATCTGGAACTTCCTTAAAAAGCACCGGTTTTTTGCTCTTATTATCAAGAAACAATATGGCGGTCTTGAGTTTTCAGCGCATGCTCAATCGGTCATATTACAGAAGCTCGCCAGCGTCTCCGGTATCTTATCGATCACGGTTGGCGTACCTAACTCACTGGGACCCGGTGAATTGTTACAACATTATGGAACGGAAAAACAAAAAAATCATTATCTCCCCAGACTGGCATCAGGAAAAGAGATTCCATGCTTTGCCCTGACCAGCACTGAAGCAGGTTCAGACGCAACCTCCATTCCTGACAAAGGCATTGTTTGTGAGGGAACCTGGGACGGCAAAAAAATATTGGGTATCCGTCTGACATGGAACAAGCGCTATATTACTCTGGCTCCAATCGCAACAGTGATCGGACTGGCTTTTAAGCTCAAAGATCCGGATCACCTGCTGGGGGAAAAAACCAATATTGGTATCACTTGTGCACTGATTCCGGCAGATCTGCCGGGGATCAAAATCGGCAGGCGGCATTTTCCATTAAATGTGCCATTTCAAAACGGCCCGACTCAGGGGGATAATGTGTTTATCCCGCTTGACTTTATCATTGGCGGCGCAGCCATGGCAGGTCAGGGCTGGAGAATGTTGGTTGAGTGTCTTTCTGTCGGTCGGGGAATTACTCTGCCATCCAACTCTTCTGGCGTGACAAAAACCGTTGCACTGACGACAGGTGCCTACGCAAGAATCCGTCACCAGTTCAAGCAACCCATCGGACAGATGGAAGGTATTGAAGAACCACTTGCAAGGCTTGGCGGAAATGCTTATCTCATGGATGCAACCTGCTGGTTAACCACCACAGGGATTGATTCAGGAGAAAAACCATCCATTATTTCAGCCATAGTCAAACTACACACAACGCACAGAACACAGCTGGTTCTCAAAGATGCCATGGATATTCTGGCCGGTAAAAGCATCTGTCTCGGACCATCGAATTATCTGGCCCGCTATTACCAGAGTGCACCGATAGCGGTCACAGTAGAAGGCGCAAATATTTTAACCCGCTCGATGATCATTTTCGGTCAGGGAATCATTCGGTGCCATCCTTATATCATTCAGGAAATGGAAATTGTCCGCTCAGATCATCAGCATGGTCAGAAAGCCTTTGATAAGATACTCAGCCAACATATTGTCTATATACTCAGCAACTTTGTCCGTTCGTTCTGGTTCGGCCTTAGCGATGGAATCGGCAGTGTAAGCCCGGTTAAAGATCAGACCAGGCGATACTATCAGCAACTCACCCGCTACAGCGCTAATCTGGCTCTGTTAGCCGACATCACATTACTGACTCAGGGAGCCCGGCTGAAAAGAAAAGAGCGCTTGTCAGCCCGGCTTGGAGATATCATCAGTCACCTTTATCTGGCCTCATCCTGCCTGAAACGCTATGAAGATGAAGGGCGTTGTGAAGAAGATCTACCCCTGTTGAAATGGGCAACAGAAGACTGTATGAAAGAGATAGAAACAGCAATTTTACAACTACTTCACAATTACCCTTCCCGCTGGTTAAGCCGTTGGTTAAAGTGCGTGCTGATGCCTTTCGGCTCTCTCCGGCATGGTCCCGATGATGAACTTGATCATCAGGTAGCTATGATTCTTCAGTCTCCGGTTGCTTCCAGAAATCGCCTGGGATGCTATTTGTATCAAAACCCTGTTCCGAACAACCCTGCAGGTCAAATCAACCAGGCGCTCAACCATATTCTTGACGCTGAGCCGATATTTGAAAAAATATGCCAGCATAAAAGTGAACATTATCCATTTATGAAGCTGGATAAATTAGCAGCAATGGCACGACGGGAAGCGCTGATTTCAGAAGAAGAAGCTCATATTTTAGTTCGGGCTGAACAAGAAAGACTTTATGTGATCGGCGTAGACGATTTTTCATCAGAAGACTTGATGGGCGGGCAATATAAAAAATGAAGTCTCCCGGAGAAAAACACGGGAGACGATTCATTCTAAGCGGATTATTTCTTTGGCATATTCAGCTGAAGTTTAGGCTGGAGTGCTTTCTTCGCCTGATGTTTGCGGTATAGCAGCCATCCGATGAGCCCAATGATAATAACAACAACATTCCCGACACCGATATATATCATCTTCATGATCCGGGATTTTTCCCGGTGCGCCAGTAATGCAGCTTCCCGCTCTTTACGCAGTTGCTCTTGCTTCGCCTGTTCCTGCAATAAACGGGTCTTCACAAGGTCCAGCTCTTCAACAACACTATAGGTATGCAAGGGAACAGCAAAAGCTAGCTGACGTTTTGAGGCAAAATCGGTCGCATAAACCTCGCCATCCCATTTATAGTTTCCAAGCGCCCCGGAGTTAGGGATCATCAGTTTAATAGTCTGTCCCTGCTCTCCTGTACTCCCTTCAGCATAATAAACATCACCGTAGATGTTCTCTTGCTCCACATGCGCCACTAAAGAGCCCGGTGTAATTGTGCCGGCAAGACCAGTAAAAATGATTTGATGGGGCTGTCCTGCGATGCGGGACTGGATAAAAGTCGTTGTATATGGCGTTGGATACACCAAAACTTCCTGTTCCTGAGCCCGGAGAAATACACCATTTCCCGAGGTAATCCTGACACGATACTTGCCCGGTTCAGGTGAGATGTTTAACTTCACGGTAAAGACGCCATCCCCGGCTTTTTCGTCTAAACCCCGCCCGTCATCAGCAAACTCTCCGACAACATTCGGAATCGGTCTGGCCTCTTTCAGCAATTTATCTGCGTTTTCAACATACTTGGTAAATGTTACCCGTAACTTGACCCGATCTAAGAAATCACGCAGCTTCAGTGGTTTATCATCAGATGTCAGCCGGGCAGTAAACTTAATCGTCTCATTGTGAAAAATCCGGACAGGTAATTTTGACGCGGTCAATTTCAGGTTCGATATGAGCTGTACATTATTTTTGGGAGTCACTTTACCAATAGCCTGCCACGGTCCCGGCATCGGGTTGTCAATGGAAACAATATCCATCGCAGGCTCCTGATACCATTGCACATTGTCCGGGTGACGTGATGAATAATACTTGACGCCATCAGGCCGGACTAAAACAACCGGGCGGGATGGCTTGGAACGATAAATAACAAAGTTAATCTGAGAAATGGTCGGGTCAACACGAAAACGGTTATCCAGTAACGACATTGAAGATTTTGTTGCAGCATTACTTCCCAGACTCACGACAAGCCCAACGATGATGATTAAAGTCCGCAACATATATTCAATTCTCCTACTGACGCCACAAACAAGTACCACTTTTTTCAACGAGATCTAATCTTTCCTGATGTGCTTGTAATTCATCGGCAGAAGCCTTCAAAACCTTTAATGTTTTTCGTTCTGAAACGACACGTCTGACAGAATCACCTTCTCCTGAATTCTGACCGGCAGAAAATTCAAGTGACGTCTGCCCACCCGTCATTAACAGATAAACATCAGCCAGAATCTCAGCATCGAGTAAGGCTCCGTGCAACGTACGGTGAGAATTGTCAATCCCATAACGATCACAAAGCACATCAAGATTATTCCGTTTTCCCGGGAAAATCTTCTTCGCCATTGCCAGAGTATCTGTAATCTGGCAATAGTCAGAAATTAAACCGGTGCCCGCATTTAATTTAGCAAACTCGTAGTCAATAAACCCGGTATCAAAGGGCGCATTGTGTGCAACCAATTCTGCACCTTGCATAAATTCAAGAAAAGAGTCATGGACATCAGCATACTCAGGCTTATCCACTAAAAACGCATCGGTAATCCCGTGAACCTCAATCGCTTCAGGCTGAATTTCCCGATCTGGTTTCAGATACACATGAAAATGTCTGCCCGTTAATTTACGGTTAATAATTTCAACGGCACCAATTTCGATAATCCGGTGGCCTTCGTAATGAGGACCGCCTTCACGATTCATACCGGTTGTTTCGGTATCAAGCACAATAATCCGGTGCGCTCCGGACTCATTGCCATGTGTTTCAGTACTGGTATTCATAGGGATAACTGTGTCAGACTATATTGAATCAATCATTCACTCTATAGTAACAAATCATGACGAAGCAGGTAGAAATTTTCACTGACGGCTCCTGTCTTGGAAATCCGGGCCCCGGTGGATACGGTATTGTATTACGCTATAAACAAGTTGAAAAAACACTATCTCAGGGTTTCCGGCTCACCACAAATAACCGGATGGAGATGATGGCTGCAGTGGTTGCGCTTCAGTCACTTAAGGAACCCTGTCATGTGGTTTTAACAACGGACAGCCAATACGTTCGCCAGGGTATCACGCAGTGGATATTTAACTGGAAAAAAAGAGGATGGAAAACCGCGGATAAAAAAGCGGTTAAAAACGCAGATCTGTGGCAGGCACTCGATCAAGAAGCGCAAAAGCACAAGATTGACTGGCACTGGGTCAAAGGACATACGGGGCACAGAGAAAATGAGCTCTGCGATGAACTAGCCCGGACTGCGGCAGAAAGCCCAACTCAGGATGATACAGGATATATCCCGGCAGCCTGAGTGCATCAAATTACTTTCCGGTCGAGGTCCGGTAATTCAAACGCACCGGACTTAATGTTCTTTTCAGACGCCAGTGGGGTTTAATTGGCTGTAACGGATAAGTTCTCTTCCTTGCAACAATAAAATACAGGCTGCTGAAAGAACGAATTCCCCCTCCGGTATTATTTTCCAGCCATGTCCAGAAAGCCCGGCAGTTTTGGGCGGGGAACAGCCCGTATCTGTCACATTCAATGACCTGATAATTCAGCACACCCAGCCAGTCAGCAATCCGGTTGGGGGTAAACATCCGCCCGCTCCACGGAAAATATTTTTTACGCCACGGTAACAAGCTTGTGCAGCCAACCAGACTCACGGGATTAAACCCGGTGATCACAATATATCCGTCATCAATCAGCACTCTGTCGACTTCACGCAGCATTCGGTGTGGATCATTGCAATAATCCAGCTGATGGGCCATCAGAACCATATCAACACTTTTTTCCATAAACGGTAATGCATAACCATCAGCAATAACCGTATGCAACTTATTTTCAACATCCAGATGAACCTGATGTTGAATATTTGACTGACTACTGGCAATCTCACAACTCAGGCCACCAAGTTTCAACATATGGTAACCAAATAACTTAGGCCACCACTCGTCCAGACGCGCCTGGATTGATTCACGAACCCATGAACCATTTTTAAGCTGGTCCCAAGAGTAGGGCTTTTCAATTTTTTTTTGACTACGTGCTGGTTCCATGACTTAACCGTGCTAATAATGTGCAAATGAATGGAGAAAACTCATGTTAAACATCAAAAGCATACCTGCATTCAGGGATAATTACATCTGGCTGATTCAAAATCAGGAGCAACATTGCGTCGTTGTCGATCCGGGCGATGCCCAGGTTGTTTTATCCTTCCTGGAGAAAAACAATCTGGCACTGGATGCAATTCTGATCACGCATCATCATGCTGACCACACGGGTGGTATCTCAGATTTAATCAAACACTTTCCCGGAGTCAATGTAGTCGGTCCGGTTGATGAAGCAATTCAATCAGTCACTCACCCGGTCAGGGACGGTGAACAAATTGAAATATTCGGGCATACTTTTGACATTATGGGCCTGAAAGGTCATACCCTTGGACATATTGGCTATTATCACGAAGACATTTTATTTTGCGGCGATACCCTGTTCTCTGCCGGATGTGGCCGGGTCTTTGAAGGCACCTGCGAAGAGATGTGGCTTTCGCTGCAAAAACTGATGGCCTTACCTGAAACAACCCGGGTTTACTGTGCACATGAGTATACAGCGGCGAATCTTGCTTTTGCACTGGCCGTCGAACCAGAAAATGCCGCTCTGCAGCACTACCGGGAACAGGTCAACAGACTTCGGGCAAATCACCAGCCAACGATCCCTTCAACCATTGGTCTGGAACTGAAAGTTAATCCATTTTTACGTCCATCAGAGCCGGAGATCATCAAATCTGTGTCAGATCGCACATCGCAACATGATCCACTCTCTGTCTTTACTGCTCTGAGAACATGGAAAAACGAATTTTAACGATTTGATCCTTGTCATCCGGATGTTTCAGCAAGTATCATCACAAGCCACTGGATAAAGAACTGTATCAATTTTATGAGAAATCATATTTTCGGAGTGTTATTGCTCCTGCTGGCAGGATGCCAGACAACTCAGATAAGCCATCAGAAAACGGAAGAAGTACCAGAGAAAACGGTACAGGCGCATAGACCTTCTGCTGACACTGAAGTCGCCGTATCCCAGTCTTCCCCGGCTCAGCCTGTGATAATGCAACCCGATTTACCTCAGGATCAATCCGATCTTTGGCAAAGAATCAGTATGCAGTTCTCACTTCCTATTCCACAGAACAAATCCGTTCAACGTTACCGGAACTGGTATTTAAAACATCCACAGCATCTGATTACTGTCGCTAAACGCGCAACGCCGTTCCTGTATCTCATTACAACCAAGATAGAAAAACGTCATCTCCCGCTCGAACTGGCTTTGCTCCCTGTGGTTGAAAGCTCATTTGACGCATTTGCCTATTCCCATGGCCGGGCAGCAGGACTGTGGCAGTTTGTTCCTTCGACAGGGAAAAGATATGGGCTGCAACAAAATTTCTGGTATGACGGCA carries:
- a CDS encoding TIGR03503 family protein — its product is MLRTLIIIVGLVVSLGSNAATKSSMSLLDNRFRVDPTISQINFVIYRSKPSRPVVLVRPDGVKYYSSRHPDNVQWYQEPAMDIVSIDNPMPGPWQAIGKVTPKNNVQLISNLKLTASKLPVRIFHNETIKFTARLTSDDKPLKLRDFLDRVKLRVTFTKYVENADKLLKEARPIPNVVGEFADDGRGLDEKAGDGVFTVKLNISPEPGKYRVRITSGNGVFLRAQEQEVLVYPTPYTTTFIQSRIAGQPHQIIFTGLAGTITPGSLVAHVEQENIYGDVYYAEGSTGEQGQTIKLMIPNSGALGNYKWDGEVYATDFASKRQLAFAVPLHTYSVVEELDLVKTRLLQEQAKQEQLRKEREAALLAHREKSRIMKMIYIGVGNVVVIIIGLIGWLLYRKHQAKKALQPKLQLNMPKK
- the dnaQ gene encoding DNA polymerase III subunit epsilon; the encoded protein is MNTSTETHGNESGAHRIIVLDTETTGMNREGGPHYEGHRIIEIGAVEIINRKLTGRHFHVYLKPDREIQPEAIEVHGITDAFLVDKPEYADVHDSFLEFMQGAELVAHNAPFDTGFIDYEFAKLNAGTGLISDYCQITDTLAMAKKIFPGKRNNLDVLCDRYGIDNSHRTLHGALLDAEILADVYLLMTGGQTSLEFSAGQNSGEGDSVRRVVSERKTLKVLKASADELQAHQERLDLVEKSGTCLWRQ
- the rnhA gene encoding ribonuclease HI, whose product is MTKQVEIFTDGSCLGNPGPGGYGIVLRYKQVEKTLSQGFRLTTNNRMEMMAAVVALQSLKEPCHVVLTTDSQYVRQGITQWIFNWKKRGWKTADKKAVKNADLWQALDQEAQKHKIDWHWVKGHTGHRENELCDELARTAAESPTQDDTGYIPAA
- a CDS encoding methyltransferase domain-containing protein, translating into MEPARSQKKIEKPYSWDQLKNGSWVRESIQARLDEWWPKLFGYHMLKLGGLSCEIASSQSNIQHQVHLDVENKLHTVIADGYALPFMEKSVDMVLMAHQLDYCNDPHRMLREVDRVLIDDGYIVITGFNPVSLVGCTSLLPWRKKYFPWSGRMFTPNRIADWLGVLNYQVIECDRYGLFPAQNCRAFWTWLENNTGGGIRSFSSLYFIVARKRTYPLQPIKPHWRLKRTLSPVRLNYRTSTGK
- the gloB gene encoding hydroxyacylglutathione hydrolase, yielding MLNIKSIPAFRDNYIWLIQNQEQHCVVVDPGDAQVVLSFLEKNNLALDAILITHHHADHTGGISDLIKHFPGVNVVGPVDEAIQSVTHPVRDGEQIEIFGHTFDIMGLKGHTLGHIGYYHEDILFCGDTLFSAGCGRVFEGTCEEMWLSLQKLMALPETTRVYCAHEYTAANLAFALAVEPENAALQHYREQVNRLRANHQPTIPSTIGLELKVNPFLRPSEPEIIKSVSDRTSQHDPLSVFTALRTWKNEF